Proteins co-encoded in one Osmerus mordax isolate fOsmMor3 chromosome 11, fOsmMor3.pri, whole genome shotgun sequence genomic window:
- the gap43 gene encoding neuromodulin has translation MLCCIRRTKPVEKNEEADQKIEQDVHKPEDKAHKAATKIQASFRGHITRKKMKDGEDEEEKEEKEESPAVPEEATEEGEEEKKEQGDAPVASQEEVEDAVPGKEETSQAKSPVADKPVNSPAPVTTSPVAPVAASPVGEAPATTPTQAPAATTPSGPQKEEVKGASSQAKEEPKEVETQEAPATAATPSEEAIKSGEPREADVPAAATASQTADKEEPNQTQDKQDAAGEGDTQADTKEESKEDQEKV, from the exons GTTGAGAAGAATGAGGAGGCTGACCAGAAGATTGAGCAGGATGTCCACAAACCAGAGGACAAAGCTCACAAGGCCGCCACCAAAATTCAGGCCAGCTTCCGCGGACACATAACCCGGAAAAAGATGAAAGACGGCGAGGacgaagaggagaaagaggagaaagaggaaagtCCAGCCGTCCCGGAGGAGGCAacggaagaaggggaagaggagaagaaggagcaggGTGATGCCCCGGTCGCGAgccaggaggaagtggaggatgcTGTCCCTGGGAAGGAAGAGACAAGCCAAGCCAAAAGCCCGGTAGCAGACAAGCCAGTCAACAGCCCTGCCCCCGTCACCACCTCTCCGGTAGCCCCCGTGGCCGCCTCGCCTGTCGGGGAGGCGCCTGCGACCACCCCGACCCAGGCCCCAGCAGCGACGACCCCCTCCGGGCCCCAGAAAGAGGAAGTGAAGGGCGCGTCCAGCCAGGCTAAGGAGGAGCCCAAAGAGGTGGAGACCCAGGAGGCCCCCGCCACCGCTGCCACACCCTCTGAGGAGGCCATAAAGAGCGGGGAGCCTAGAGAAGCCGACGTgcctgctgctgctactgccAGCCAGACAGCTGACAAGGAGGAGCCCAACCAAACACAAGACAAACAAG AtgctgcaggagagggggacaccCAAGCGGACACCAAGGAAGAGTCCAAGGAAGACCAAGAGAAAGTTTAA